Sequence from the Luteitalea sp. genome:
GTACTCGCGTGTGCCACGGCGACAGCGGGCCAATCCGACCCTGCCCATCCTCCAGCCGGTTCCGAGGCCCAGCAAACATCGCAGGAGACGCTGCCGCCGCTGAAAGTCCACCCGGACCGCCGCTATCTCATTCGTGCGGATGGTACGCCGTTCCTGTATCTGTCCGACACGGCCTGGGAGCTGTTTCATCGGCCGAGTCGAGAGCAGGTTCGAGCATACCTCGAACTGCGTGCTCAGCAGCGCTTCACGGTGATCCATGCCGTTGCGCTCGCGGAGTTGGACGGCATCCACGACCCCAATGTGTACGGTGACCTTCCCTTGATAGATAAGGATCCCGCGCGCCCGGCCGTCACGCCTGGAGCGAATCCGCAGAATCCACAGGAGTACGATTACTGGGATCACGTCGACTACATCGTGGACGAGGCGAACCGGCTCGGCCTGTACGTGGCGTTCCTCCCGACCTGGGGACGGTGGCTGGGCGTCAACCCACAGCGCGACGAGAAGATCCTCACGGCGCAGAATGCGCAGGCCTACGGCGAGTTCCTGGGAAAGCGCTACGGCAAGAAAGCGATTATCTGGGTGCTCGGCGGTGACCGGACGGCGCAGGGATTCGAAGACGTCTGGCGCGCCATGGCAAAAGGGATCGTCATCGGCATCGCCGGACGTGAAGACTACGACACCGCGCTCACCCCGGCGGTGGCCACACCTCGTCCACCTGGTTCCATACAGACCAATGGCTGGACGTCAACATGCAGCAGACAGGGCGATGCCCCGTGCCCTCCGTTTTTACGGAGCTCATGCGTGAGGTGCTCGCCTTCCGTCCGTACCGCAGCACCTCGAGCCAGCCTCACTTGGCACTCGCGAGCCTCTCGCGTCCCTCCACCGAATACTCGCTGTTCGTGTTCGCCGAATTGCACGTTTGATACACGACCGCGTCTGAGCTTACGACCCGCGCCAGATTAGGGTGAGTTCCTCCAGTTCTATTCGCGTGAGTTGCCGCTTGGTCTCGCGCGGGCCCAGCCGAAACAGGTTCAAGGACCTTGCGTGCAGTGCCGGCAAGTGATAAGCTCATGCGCATAAACAACATAGAACTATAAATACGCGGTGGTTCGCCTGTCCGGCAGGGCGGAGCGCACGTCGCCGGCACCGTTGCGCAGTACGTAGGCGACCGGGCCGGGCGCGCGGTTCGACCAGCGGTGATACGGCCCGGGGCAGGCACTTCCAGCCACTCGATGCGCGAACGCGTCCGGGCGCCAACGCGTCCGACCGTCTCGTCTCTCTTCACTCTCGAGAAACGCGGGAAGAAAGACGTCTCGGCCGCTCGACGCCGTCCCAGCACCCGACGGACCACGGGCTCAGATCGGAGGGAGGGTTCGATCATGAGAAAGGTGGCGTTGCTCGGCACGGTCTTCGCCGTGCTCGGCTTGGCGGTAGCGGCCGGGGCGCAGACGGCCACGGGCCAGATCAGCGGCACGGTGAAGGACGTGACCGGCTCGGTCGTGCCCGGAACCACGGTCACCATTCGCAGTGAGCTGACAGGCTCCGAGCGCACGACCACGACGGACGAGAGGGGGGACTACGTATTCGCCCTCCTGCAGCCCAGCACGTACTCGGTGACGGCGGAGCTGCAGGGATTCCGCACCGCCCGCGAGGCCGGCATCCGGCTCCTGGTAGATAACCGGATCCGCGTCGACCTGACGCTGGCGCTCGGCGAGATGACCGAGACCATCGAGGTCCAGGCGGGCGCCGTGGCGCTCGAATCCGAAAGCGCGAGGATCGGCCAGACGCTCACCGAGAAGCAGATCACGGAGCTGCCGTTGGACGGGCGGAACTTCCTGTCGCTCCTGTTCTTGAACGCGGGAGCGGTCGAAACGAGCGGCGAGC
This genomic interval carries:
- a CDS encoding DUF4038 domain-containing protein, producing the protein MQKAKSLPLVLVLACATATAGQSDPAHPPAGSEAQQTSQETLPPLKVHPDRRYLIRADGTPFLYLSDTAWELFHRPSREQVRAYLELRAQQRFTVIHAVALAELDGIHDPNVYGDLPLIDKDPARPAVTPGANPQNPQEYDYWDHVDYIVDEANRLGLYVAFLPTWGRWLGVNPQRDEKILTAQNAQAYGEFLGKRYGKKAIIWVLGGDRTAQGFEDVWRAMAKGIVIGIAGREDYDTALTPAVATPRPPGSIQTNGWTSTCSRQGDAPCPPFLRSSCVRCSPSVRTAAPRASLTWHSRASRVPPPNTRCSCSPNCTFDTRPRLSLRPAPD